The Nitratidesulfovibrio sp. DNA segment GGGTGTCTGGGGCGCGTCGGGCGAGCGTCGAGCGAGTGTCTGGCGCGCATAGGCAGCATGGGCGCGTGGAATGCGTGCCCGGCGGGGCGGGTTTCAGCCCGCCCTCGTGCGTTCCGTTCAGGTCAGGCGGTGTCGGTGCCGTCGGGCGCGCCAGTCTCCACGGGATGGACAGGACTTGCGGAACGGTCCGTACCGGCGGGGGTGGGGGAACCGGGAATACTGGCGCTGCTGGCGGGACTGGCCGAACTGGCCGGACAGGGGGAACTGGGGGAACTGGCGGGTCGCAGGCCGGTCACGGTGGCCACGGCCTTCAACCCCTTCTTTTCGCCGGTGAAGCCCAGTTTTTCTTCGGTGGTGGCCTTCACGTTTACCATGGTTTCGTCCAGGGCCAGCAGGCGGCAGACGTTGCGGCGGATCTGTTCGCGCCACGGGGCCAGCCGGGGCACCTGGGCGATGATGGTCAGGTCCACGTTGGTGATTTCCAGTCCGGCAGAGCGGGTAAGGCCCAGCACCTCGTCCAGCAGCACGGCGGAGTTGGCGTTGTCCAGCGCGGCGTCCGTGTCCGGGAAATGCTGGCCGATGTCGCCGCCGCCGATGCAGCCCAAAAGGGCATCGGCAAGGGCGTGCAGCAGCACGTCGCCGTCGGAATGGGCCACCACCTCCGGCCCGCCGGGAATGGGCACGCCGCCCAGCTTCATGGGACGCCCCGGCTGGCCGACGCGGCCGGGACGTCCGGCACCTTCCTTCTGCACGTAGCGGTGCACGTCGTAGCCCCAGCCGGTGCAGGGGATCAGGCGGACCTGCCCGTTCCGGGCATCCCACGGGGAGCGGGCGGTGTCGGCATCGTCCAGCATGGCCAGGTCCTCCGGCGTGGTGATCTTGGCGTTGGCGATTTCGCCGGGCACCACGTGCACGGCAAGGCCGCAACGTTCCAGCAGTGCGGCGTCGTCGGTGACGGCCCAGCCCTCGGCGCGGGCGCGTTCATGCGCCGCACGCAACGGGGCCAGGGCAAAACCCTGCGGGGTCTGCACCGCCACCAGCCCGGACCTGTCCGGGGTGTGGGTGACCACGCCGTTGTCCGTCTGCTTGATGGTATCCGTCACCGCGATGCCCGGCACCACCCCCGGCGCGCCCTCGACCAGGGCGTCGAGTACCGCGTTGGACAGCGCGGTCGTGGCAAAGGGCCGGGCCGCATCGTGCACCAGCACCGCGTCGCACTCGCGCGGCAGGGCCGCAAGCCCCGCCGCCACCGAGTCCTGCCGCAGCGCGCCACCCGCCACCGCCCGCCACGGCACGCCCAGGGCGCGCCCGGCGTCCAGCACTGTCAGGCGCTCGCGCTCGGCCTCCAGCCTGTCCTGCGGTAACACGAAGATCAGCCCGCGCACCCGCGCCACCGCCGCGAATGTGCGCGCCGAACGCCAGTACAACGGTGCCCCCCGGTGCTGGATGAACTGCTTGGCCGTGGACAGCCCGGCTGCCGCCAGCCGGGTGCCGCTGCCCGCCGCGAGAACAATGGCCCATGCGTGCATGTACGGTCCTTGAAAAGAAAAGTGGAAAGGAGAGGGGAAAGATACGGGGGGAAGGGGGCTTTGCGCTCTGCGGCGCCATCCGTAAGGTTCGCGGTGTGCGGGCGCCATCTGTAAGCCTCACGCTTCGCGTTCGGCTAACAGCTGCGCGCACCGCGCTTACCTAACGGCTGCCGCAAAGCCCCCTGGCTCGCTCCTTCACCCAACGTCGTCTTAAACCAGGGTAAGGCATTCAAGCGCAGTGGAAGCCTTGCCCCGCGCTCGTCCTGTTTCGGTAAAAACAACCCCCAAATGAAAAGTTTGGGGGAAGGAGGGAGGGGGACCGGGGGAGGGAGGAAGGGACTTTTGCGGCAGCCGTTAGGTAAGCACGAAGTGCGAACCTTACGGATGGCGACCGCAGAGCGAAAAGCTCCCTTCCTCCCTCCCCGGTATGCCCTTGAAACCATCGGGAGTCGGACTGTAAGCCGGGTTCTGTACCCTTGCGGGTGGCTGTCATTCCTCTAGGAGCGCCGTTACCGACGCCCTCAAGCAACCGACCCGGAAGCATCGGCCGGGCAGGCCTCGAACGCTTCCCTATTTGGTCTTGCTCCGGACGGGGGTTACCGAGCCTGGCGCGTTGCCGCGCCAGCTGGTGGGCTCTTACCCCACCGTTTCACCCTTACCCGGCAGGCAAGCCTGCCGGGCGGTCTGTTTTCTGTGGCCCTGTCCGACGATCGCTCGTCCTGGGGGTTACCCAGCGTCCTGCCCTGCGGAGCCCGGACTTTCCTCCCCGGGCCTTGCGGCCCGCGACGACAGCCCGTCCGGCTCCCGAAAGTGGATGCGCGGCGTTACGGCCTATTCGGCGGCCGGTGTTTCCACGCAGAAGTGTTCGCTCCAGTAGATGAGGCGCTGGCAGTTGGGGCAGCTGAGAATCTGGGTGCCCTTCTGCAGTTCGATGTAGCTCTGCGGCGGAATGGAGATGTGGCAGCCGGAGCACACGCCCTTGTCCACGGGCACGATGACCGGGTTTTCCAGGCGCTGGCGGATGAATTCGTAGCGGCTCAGCACGGGCGGGGGAACTTCCTTGCCTGCGGCGTTGCGCTGCGATTCCAGGTCGGAAAGGCCTGCGCCGGCTTCGATCAGGCGCGCGTCAAGGCTGGCCTTCTTGGTTTCCAGTTCGGCCTTGAGGGTGCCGTAGCGCTCGTCCATTTCGGTCATGGCTTCGGTCTGGCGTTGCAACTCTTCGGCCAGGGCCAGCTTTTCCTCTTCGCGCGAGCGGTTCATCTTTTCCATGTTGTCCATTTCGCGCATCATGGCGTGGTATTCCTTGGTGTTACCCACGAGCATGAGCTTGGACTTGCTTTTCTTGATGCGCAGGGAATCGTCCTCGATCTCGGTGCCGAGGCGTTTTTCCTGTTCCTTCAGGTGGGTGAGCTTGTCGAGGAGGCGGTTGCGCTGCTCCTCGAGAACGTCGAAGCGCTGTTGCAGCCCTTCCACTTCCTGCGGCGCGTTCTTCAGTTCCGCCTTGATGCCGTAGATGTGGTCGTCCACCTTCTGCAGGGCGACAAGCTGTTCGATCTGCTTGAGATACAGGCTCAACGTCATATCCTCCTGAAATGCGGGTTAGGCCGGATGTTCCGGAACGCGGCCGCCGTCCGTGCCCGTGGGGGGAACGGGCAGGTGCAGCCGCAGTGGATCGCTGGATGGCAGGAAATGCACGGGCAGGCCGGGCAGCGCGGTGCGCAGGCCGTCGGCGAAGCGGCGCATCATTTCCTCTTCAAGGGCGAAGTGCCCCACGTCGAGCAGGCAGCCACGGGCTTCCAGCGCGGTGTGGTACTTCACGTCGCCGGTGACGAACACGTCGGCGCCACGGGCAAAGGCGGCATCGGCCAGCGAACTGCCGGAGCCGGTGCAGTAGCCCACCCGGCGAACCATGGCGGGCACGGGGCCGCTGACGTGGCAGTGGGCGCGCCCGGCAAGGCCGTGCAGGCGCCGGGCGAAGGCCGGAAATTCGAGCGGCTCGGGCAGGTCGCCCACCAGGCCGAAGCCGAAGATGCGCGCGGGCAGTTCCGGCTCGGCGGGCAGAAAGGCGGGCGCGACATCCTGCGGGGCATCCGACGTGATGGTCGCGCGGATGGCGGGCCAGGCGGCTGCCTCGCAACTCAGCACGGCAGTTTCGCCCAGCACCCGGTACGCCAGCACGCCGGGCAGGTCTGCCCAGTGCGGCGGGGGCGTTGCCGCCGCCACGATGCACCGGGTCACCCGTTCCTGGCGCAGGGTGGGTTCCAGCACTTCGGGCGATGCCAGCGCAAGGTCACGGGCCAGCCAGCCCACGGGGCCGTCGGGGTTGGCGTCCAGCGAGGTGTGCGCGGCGTACAGCCACGCACCGCGCGCCAATATGGCAGCAGCCACGGCGTGGTGGTCGTCCAGCGTGTCCAGCGCGCGGGGCGCCATGGACAGCGGATGGTGGGAAAGAATGACGTCGGCGCCAAGCTCCAGGGCGGCGGCGACGGCGGCGGGGGTGGGGTCGAGGCAGACGGCGAGGGCCGTTGCCGTCGCGTCGTGCCCGGCCACCTGCATGCCCGACCTGTCCCACTGGGCTGCGGATGCCGGAAATGCCGTTTTTTCAATAACGCTAATTATTTCAGAGCGTTTCATGTAAATTTCCCAAGCAAAGAGGGTGCTTCGCCGGATTTGCGCGGCGCAAGCACCCTCGAAGCGGCAAGGCGTGGTTCCGGAATTGGTGCTGCTCCAATGTCCGCGTTCCTGTCCCGTTGCTCTGTTGCACGGCAGGGGGCACAGGTGTGCCCGGTGCCGGGGCGGCGCAAGCGCCTGCCCGGGAAAATTTGGTGGGCCTAGCGTGACTCGAACACGCAACAAACCGGTTATGAGCCGGGGGCTCTGCCAATTGAGCTATAGGCCCGCGCGTAACCGGACCGGCCCGGCGCAATGCCCGGAATGCTGCCCGGTGAGCCGACTCTGATACGCCCGGGCGTTGCCGCTGTCAAGCAGGCCTCGCCACGACCCTGCCGGTGCCGCCGGGGGCTATCCGGCCTTCTTCATGCCGCCCTTTTCATCCCGCCTTCTTCATGCCGCACTGTTCCTTGGCGTAGGCGATGGCCGCACGGGCCGCCTTGGCCCCTTCGCCTACGGCCACGCCGATCTGCAGAAAACCGCCGGTGCAGTCACCCGCCGCGAAAATGCCGGGGATGTTGGTGCACTGCTCGTCATCGGCCATCAGGAACACCCCCTTGCGCTCCACGCCCAGGGAATAGGCGAAGTCGAGGGACGATGCCTCGCCCATGGCCACGAACAGGCCATCGGCAGCCGTTTCCGTGCCGTCCGCGTACACCACGCGCTCAAGGCCGTTGTCCCCGGCCAGCCGCGTGATCTTGCGGGTGTCCAGGGTGATGCCCGCGTCGGCCAGGCGCTGCCGGAAATCGGGGGTGAGCACGGGCTCCTTGCCCTGGGTGCAGATGGATACGTTGGGGGTGTACTGGGTCAGTTCCAGGGCCTGGTTGGCCGCGAAAATGCCTTCGCCCAGCACCAGCACCTGCTTGCCGCGATAGAAGAACCCGTCGCAGCTTACGCAGTACGACACGCCCTTGCCCTCAAAGTCGCCCAGGTTGTCGATGCCGGGGCGCACGCGGGCGACCCCTGTGGCCAGCACCACGGCGCAGGCATCGTATGCGCCCTTGTCGGTCTTGACGTGGAAGCCGCCGGAATCGCCGTGGTGCACGGCCAGCACGCGTTCCTCGCGCAGTTGCGCACCGAAGCGTGCGGCCTGCCTGCGCCCCCGCTCGATGAGGTCGCGCCCGGTGATGGTTTCGTCGAAGCCGAAGTAGTTGTCGATGTCGTAGTCGCCCGCCACCTTGGGGGCGCTGCCCAGCACCAGCGTGGGGATGCCCGCGCGGGCGGTGTAGATGGCGGCGGAAAGCCCGGCCGGGCCGGAGCCGATGATCACCAGCGGGGCGTTGGCGGAAGCGGACGTGGAATCGGACATGGGCATCTCCGTAAGGAAAGGCGCTGGCGGGGGGGCCGTGCGTCTGTTGCGTGTTTCCGGAAGGGCGCGCGGTACTGCGGGAGAGGGGAGCCGCCCGCGCATGGCGCGCCGAACCAGAAAGTAGGCAGTCC contains these protein-coding regions:
- the ispD gene encoding 2-C-methyl-D-erythritol 4-phosphate cytidylyltransferase; the encoded protein is MHAWAIVLAAGSGTRLAAAGLSTAKQFIQHRGAPLYWRSARTFAAVARVRGLIFVLPQDRLEAERERLTVLDAGRALGVPWRAVAGGALRQDSVAAGLAALPRECDAVLVHDAARPFATTALSNAVLDALVEGAPGVVPGIAVTDTIKQTDNGVVTHTPDRSGLVAVQTPQGFALAPLRAAHERARAEGWAVTDDAALLERCGLAVHVVPGEIANAKITTPEDLAMLDDADTARSPWDARNGQVRLIPCTGWGYDVHRYVQKEGAGRPGRVGQPGRPMKLGGVPIPGGPEVVAHSDGDVLLHALADALLGCIGGGDIGQHFPDTDAALDNANSAVLLDEVLGLTRSAGLEITNVDLTIIAQVPRLAPWREQIRRNVCRLLALDETMVNVKATTEEKLGFTGEKKGLKAVATVTGLRPASSPSSPCPASSASPASSASIPGSPTPAGTDRSASPVHPVETGAPDGTDTA
- a CDS encoding C4-type zinc ribbon domain-containing protein translates to MTLSLYLKQIEQLVALQKVDDHIYGIKAELKNAPQEVEGLQQRFDVLEEQRNRLLDKLTHLKEQEKRLGTEIEDDSLRIKKSKSKLMLVGNTKEYHAMMREMDNMEKMNRSREEEKLALAEELQRQTEAMTEMDERYGTLKAELETKKASLDARLIEAGAGLSDLESQRNAAGKEVPPPVLSRYEFIRQRLENPVIVPVDKGVCSGCHISIPPQSYIELQKGTQILSCPNCQRLIYWSEHFCVETPAAE
- a CDS encoding Nif3-like dinuclear metal center hexameric protein: MKRSEIISVIEKTAFPASAAQWDRSGMQVAGHDATATALAVCLDPTPAAVAAALELGADVILSHHPLSMAPRALDTLDDHHAVAAAILARGAWLYAAHTSLDANPDGPVGWLARDLALASPEVLEPTLRQERVTRCIVAAATPPPHWADLPGVLAYRVLGETAVLSCEAAAWPAIRATITSDAPQDVAPAFLPAEPELPARIFGFGLVGDLPEPLEFPAFARRLHGLAGRAHCHVSGPVPAMVRRVGYCTGSGSSLADAAFARGADVFVTGDVKYHTALEARGCLLDVGHFALEEEMMRRFADGLRTALPGLPVHFLPSSDPLRLHLPVPPTGTDGGRVPEHPA
- a CDS encoding NAD(P)/FAD-dependent oxidoreductase, producing the protein MSDSTSASANAPLVIIGSGPAGLSAAIYTARAGIPTLVLGSAPKVAGDYDIDNYFGFDETITGRDLIERGRRQAARFGAQLREERVLAVHHGDSGGFHVKTDKGAYDACAVVLATGVARVRPGIDNLGDFEGKGVSYCVSCDGFFYRGKQVLVLGEGIFAANQALELTQYTPNVSICTQGKEPVLTPDFRQRLADAGITLDTRKITRLAGDNGLERVVYADGTETAADGLFVAMGEASSLDFAYSLGVERKGVFLMADDEQCTNIPGIFAAGDCTGGFLQIGVAVGEGAKAARAAIAYAKEQCGMKKAG